CCCTGGAGACGCAGCTCCTGGGCGGGGAACCGGGGGCACCGGTGCAGGGGACCCTCCTGTTCGCGCGGCCCGAAGAGCGCCAGGCCATCCGCACGGTGCTCAACATCATCCGGGACTACGAGCGCCTGCCCCGTTCGGCGGACCTGCAGCTTCCGGAGGTCCAGCTGGAGCTGGTGGCGCGGGCGCGGGAGGTGATGACGCCGGCCCAGTACGAGATCGCGGGCACGTCGGAGCGGGTGGACCTGGAGCGGGTGGTGCGCGAGACGGCGGCGCGGTATGTCGCCTTGTCCATAGACATCCCCCGCATCGTGGTGGTGCCGAGGGGCGCGGTGACCGGCGGGTTCCGCGACTTTGACCTGGACACCTCCAACGTGCGCCTGCTGCCGGTGGCCACCGGCCTGATCTCCCAGGGGCTGCACGACGGAGCCCGGTATCGCCTGACCGGCGGCGACGGCATTGCGCCGGAGGACCGCCTGGAGGACTACCTCGTGCGCGGCCTCATAGACTTCGACGACGTGAACTACGATGAAAACGCCGAGCTGCTCTACAAGCTGGCCGGGCAGATGGTGCGCCACCTGCACTCGTACCTGAAGGACGACGACGAGGTGCTGAACGTGCTCCAGCACCACCAACAGACACTGGTCAACCTCATCCACGCGCAGATGCAGAACCACTACGAGGAGACGGCGGCGGAGTACGAGGCAAAGGTCAGCAAGGGGTTCACGACCATCCGGGAGACCGCGTTCAACGCGGCCGCCGACGAGGAGGTGCGCAATGTGCGCGCGCCTGTGGCCGACAGGCAGAACATCCGGCGCATGCTTTTCGGCGGCTTCCAGCGCTGCCTGTACTCCGTTCAGAAGTTCGACGCCGACTCCGAGCGGCGGTTTGCCGTGATCCTGGAAACGGACCCCGATGTGCTCAAATGGTTCAAACCGTCCCGGGGCGCTTTTGAGATCCACTACGGCCACGACGACGCGGCGTACAACCCCGACTTTGTGGTGGAGACCCAAACGGCCAAGTTCATCTGCGAGCCCAAGGCCGCCAATGAGATGGCCGACGAGACGGTGCTCGCCAAGGCCAGAGCCGCCGCCGTCTGGTGCCAGCACGCCACCAAACACGCCGAGACCTGCGGCGGCAAACCGTGGGCCTACCTGCTCATCCCCGACTCCGTCATCCAGGAAAACATGACCCTGCAGGGCCTGGCCGCCGCCCACACGTTCCGGCTGCCCGGCTGATTCCTCTTCCCGCTGTCTGTCGGTGGCGCCGTCGGTGCCTTTCCCGGGGTTGCGGCATGTCCGGGGGGTGTGCGATGTTACTCTGTGGGACGCATTGGGGCGGCCGAGAGGGTGCGATGACGGACAGCCGGGACATATCCCCCAAGTGGTATCAGCGGAGCTTCGGCGCGCTGTACCCGCTGGTCTACGCCCACCGGAGCCCGGAGGCGGCGGCGGGGGAGGCGCGTTTTGCCGCGGAGGCCGTCGGGTTGGGCGCGGGGGACCGTGTGCTGGACCTGTGCTGCGGCGCGGGGCGGCATGCGGCGCATCTGCTGGGGCGGACCCGCCGGGTCACGGGGCTGGACTGGTCGCCGGAGCTGCTGGCGGCGGCGCGGGCGGGGCTGGGGGGCGCGGCGGCGCTGGTGCGGGGGGACATGCGGGCCCTGCCTTTCGGCGGGGTCTTTGACGGGGTGTTCAATTTTTTCACGAGCTTTGGCTATTTCGCGGACGACGCGGAGAATGCGCGGGCGGCGGGGGAGATGGCGCGGGTGCTGCGGCCCGGCGGGCGGCTGTTTCTGGACCATATCGGCGCGGCGTGGGCGGCGGCGCGGCTGGTGCCGCGTTCGGAGCGCGAGCAGGACGGCCTCCGCATCGTGGAGGAGCGCTGGCTGGACGGCGGCGAACCGCCCGCGCGGGTGAACAAGGTGACCACGGTCTGGCGGGACGGCGCGTGCCTCGGGCGCTTTCCGGAGTCGGTGCGGCTGTACACGCTGGAGACGCTGGGGGCCGTGCTGTCCGGCGCGGGGCTGGCGGTCGAGCGGGTGTTTGGCGACTACGGGGACGTTTCCCCCGGCCCCGACGCGCCCCGGCTGATTTTCGTGTGCAGAAAGGGCGGGTGACATGACGGCGGATTTTGCGGCAGCCTATGCGTCCGGCGACCCAGCGGCCTGCGCGCTCCTTGGCGGGCCGCACGGGCGGCTGTTCACCGCGCCCGGCCCCGTGCCCGCGCCGCCGCCGGAGGTTGTTTCCGAGATCAACGAACACCAGGCGCGGCTGGGCACGGCCGCGCGGATTCCCGCAGGCGCGCGCCTCCTCGTCACGGGCCAGCAGCCCGGCCTCTTCGCGGGGCCGATGTACACGGTGTACAAGGCGGCGACGACGGTGTTGCTGGCGCGGGAGCTGGCGGCCACCACCGGCGCGCCCTGCGCGCCCGTGTTCTGGACCGCCTCCGAGGACCACGATTTCGACGAGGTGCGCACGGCGCACTTTCTCGACGCGCGCCGCGCGCCGTTTTCCCTGTCCCTGCCCGCGGAGGACCCGCCGTCCGACCGGCCCCTGTTCGCCGTGCCCGCAACCGAGGCGCTGCACGCGCTCATTGACGAGGCGGCGGCCCGCTGCGCGGGGTCCGAGCTGACGCCGGAGGTGGCGGCCTTCCTGCATGACACGGCGTCGGCGTCGGACTCGCTGGCGGATTGGTTCCAGCGCATAATGGCCCGCCTGTTCGGCGGCACGCCGCTGGTCCATTTCGCGCCCCACTGGCCCGCCGCGCGGGCGGCGGTGCGCGGCGTGATCCGGCGCGAGATCGAGACCCCCCTCGTGTCCACGCGCCTCGTGAACGGGGCGGCGTCGGCGCTGGAGCGCCTGGGGTATGCGGCGGGGGTGCGGCGTCCGGAGACGGCGTGCAACTTCTTCCTGCTGTCCGGCGGGCGGCGGCTGCGCGTCCACTGGCAGGACGGCCGCTTTGTGCTGCCCGACGCCCCCGGCGGGGACTACGAACCGGCGGCGCTGCTGGACCTGCTGGAGGCGGAACCGGGGCGCTTCTCGCCGAACGTGGTCCTGCGGCCCGTGGTGCAGCAGGCGCTCTTCGGCGCGGCGGCCTGCGTCTGCGGCCCCGGCGAAACGGTATACTGGGCGCAGCTCGGCGGCGTCTTCGACCACTTCGACACGCCCTTCCCCGTGGTGTGGCCGCGGGCGCGCGCCGTGATCCTCGGCGCGAAGGAGCGCAAGCACCTGCGCGCATTCGGCCTGCCGGCGGAGGCGCTGGCCACCGGGGCGGACGCGGTGGTGGACCGGGCGCTGCGGGACGCGCCGCCGCCGGAGGCGCTGGCGGAGGCGCGGCGGCGACGCGACGCGATGCTCGCGGAGGCGGAGGCGCTGCGCGCGCGGCTTGGCGAAGGCCCCGCGGCGGACGCGGCGGCGAAACTGGCGGAGGCGGTGGGGCAGGGCTTCGGGCGCGTCGAGCGCGCGCTGCTGCACGGAGACCGCGAAAAGGTCGCCGCGCTGTCGGCGCGGGCGCGGCGGCTGTGCGATGTGGCGATGCCCGGGGGGCGTCCGCAGGAGCGGGCGCTGTCCCCGTTCACGTGGCTGTTTTCCGAGGGCTTCGGCTTCACGGACGCCGTGCTGCGCGGGCTGGACCCGCACGCGCCCGGCGTGCAGGAGATGGAAATCGGATGAGCGGAGAGACCACACCGGTGGATGTGCTGGCCGTCGGCGCGCATCCCGACGACGTCGAGATCGGCTGCGGCGGGCTGCTGGCGAAGCTCGTGCGCGACGGATACAGCGTCGCCCTGGCCGACCTTACGGCGGGGGAGACGGGCACCCGCGGCACCGTGGAGGAGCGGCGCGTGGAGGCGGCGAACGCCGCACGCGTGCTGGGGGTCCGCGCGCGCGTGTGCGCCGGCCTGCCCGACGGCGGCGTGGCCAACACGCCGGAGCAGCAGCGCGCGGTGATCCAGATCGTGCGGCGGTTCCGGCCGAAGGTGCTGGTGACGCTCATGGACCGCGACCGGCACCCGGACCACTCGGCGGCGCATGTCCTCGTGCGCGAGGCGAACTTCCTGGCGGGACTCGCCCGCATCGAGACGGGCCAGCCCGCCCACCGCACCCCGGTGCTTTATTACTTCCACCCCTACACCGACTTCACCGGCACGCCGGACTTCCTCGTGGACGTGACCGACACCTTCGACACCAAGCTCGCCGCCCTGGCGGAGCACAAATCCCAGTTCCACAACCCCGACCATCCCGGCGAGCAGACCTACATCTCGTCGCCCGAATTCTGGGAGGGCATCACCGTCCGCGCCCGCTACTGGGGCGGGCGCATGGGCGTGCGGTACGCCGAGCCCTTCTTCTGCGAGGGGCCCCTGCTGTTGGACACCCTCCCCGGGCTGAAAGGAACCGCCCCATGAAACTCGGCATCACCTGCCAGGCCGGCACCGGCGGCAGCGGCATCCTCGCCACCGAACTGGGCCTCGCCCTCGCCGCGCGGGGACACGAGGTCCACTTCGTCACCCTCGAGCAGCCCTTCCGCCTCGCCGGCTTCCGCGAGAACGTGTACACCCACTACGTCGAGGACGTGACCTACCCCGTGTTCCGCGTGCCGCCGTACACCCTGTCGCTGGCGTCCAAGATCAGCGAGGTGGCCGAGGAGCACGGGATCGAAATCTGGCATGCCCACTACGCCATCCCCAACGCGGCGGCGGCGCTCTTCGCGCGCGACATGCTGCCGCCCGAGCGGCGATTCTGCCTCGTCACCACGGTCCACGGCACCGACATCACCCTCGTCGGCGGGCACCCGTCGTTCTACCGCGCCACGCGCTTCGCCATGGAGAACAGCTGCGTCGTCACCGCCGTGTCCGACTGGCTCAGCCGCGAGACGGAGCGCGAGTTCGCCCTGACCGTTCCCGTGCGCACCATCCACAACTTCACGGACCCCGAACGGTTCAAACCGAAGCCCGCCGTGAACCGCGACCGGCTCGCCGCCCCCGGCGAGCGCATCGTCATGCACGTCTCCAACTTCCGCCCCGTGAAGCGTGTCACCGACGTGGTGCGCGCCTTTGCCCGCATGCTGGAGGAGGTGGACGCGCGGCTGCTCCTCGTGGGCGACGGCCCCGAGCGCCTCAGCGCCGTCGGCGTGGCCAAGCAGCTCGGCGTCCTCGACAAGATCACCAGCCTGGGCAACGTGGAGAACATCGAGGACCTGCTGCCCGCCGCCGACCTCGTGTTCCAGCCCAGCGAGCACGAGAGCTTCGGCCTCGTCCCGCTCGAGGCCATGGCCTGCGGCGTGCCCGTCCTTGCCACCGCCAGCGGCGGCGTCACCGAGGTCGTCGAACACGGCGTCACCGGCTACCTTTGCGGGGTCGGCGACATTGACGCCATGGTCCGCCACGGCGTCGCCATCCTGTCCGACCCCGCCCTGCGTGCGGCCCTGGGCGCGCGGGCGCGCGAGCGCGTCCTGACGCGGTTCCCCGTGGACCGCATCGTCGGCCAGTACGAGGCCCTGTACGCGGAGGTGCTGGAGCGCCGCCGCGCGCTCGGCGGCGCCCCCCACTGAGAAAGGAGAGAGGTCATGGGCTGCGAAACCTGCTTCATGCGCAAACACTACGAGAAGAACCCCCGCTCCCTGCTCGGGCGGATCTGGCGCTGGCACACGGGCTTCTGCCCCGGCTGGCGCGGCTACCTCAAGAGCCTGACCCCCGAGGCCCGCGCCGAACTCGACGCGCGGCTGGCCGAGGCGGCGAAGAAGTGACCGGGGCGCCCCGCCCGCGGCGCGGCGGGGGATGCACGTAACATAGAGAGGGTTGTGCGATGAGAATGGGCGCGTGGATCGGTCTGTTCCTGATTGCGGGGGCGTCTCTCGCCGCGGAGCCGGTGAAACAGTGGGAGGACACGCTCACGCTGCCCACCTACGGGTGGGAGGACGACCCGAACCCGGTGTTCCAGGCGTATGAGACATCCATCTACTACCCCTGGACCCGGCAGGACCACCTGCCGCCGCACAAGGAGGACCGCGCCTACCGCGCCCTGCACCTGGAGAACGAGTACCTGCACGTGGTCTGCCTGCCCGGGCTGGGCGGGCGCATCCACTCGGTGTTCGACAAGACCACCGGGGAGGAGATGTTCCACAAGAACGACGTGATCAAGCCCGCGCTCATCGCCATGCGCGGCGCGTGGATCGCCGGCGGCATCGAGTGGAACGTCGGCCCCCAGGGCCACACGGTTTTCATGATGGAGCCCGTGGGCGGCGTGCTGGAGGCGAACCCCGACGGCTCCGCCACCCTCATTGTCGCCGCCGTGGAGAAGACCTTCCGCACGCGCTGGGAGGTGCGCCTCACCCTGCATCCCGGCCGCGCGCTCCTCGACGAGGAAATCCGCCTGACGAACCCCACCGACGGGGTGCAGCCCTACTACTTCTGGAACAACACGGCCTTCCCCAGCCGGCCCGGCACCCGCTTCATCTACCCCATGACCCTGGGCACGGACCACAACGGCACCACCTTCTTCACCTGGCCGGAAAACGGGGGCCGCGACATCACCTGGCTCAAGAACTACGACACCATGACCTCCGTGTTCGGGTACAAGGTGGACTTCGACTTCTTCGGCGCCTATGACGCCGAACGCGACCGCGGCATCGTGTCCCACGCCAACCACCACCAGGTGCCCGGAAAGAAGGCCTGGACCTGGGGCACCGACGACTTCGGCGTTTACAGCCAGACGGGCCTCACCGACGCGGGCCGCGACGAGGCCCCCTACATCGAGGTGCAGAGCGGCCCCCTGCGCACGCAGGCGGACCACGGCATGATGCGCCCCCGCCAGACCATCGCCTGGCGCGAGTGCTGGTATCCCGTCCACGGTCTCGGCGACGGCTTCGACTTCGCCAACGGCGACCTGGCGGTCTCCGTGAAACGCGACGGCGCCGGGCTCGCGGTCCGCATGATCGCCACCGCCGAACACGCCGCCGCCGAGTGCGCGCTCTTCGGCGCGGACTCCGCGCCGCTGGGCGCGCGGATCGTCACCCTCTTCCCGAAGACGCCCAACGTCCTCGCGTTCGACCTCGGGAAGGACGTGCCCGCCGACGCGCCCCTGCGGCTGCGGGTCTCCGTCCCCGGCGCGGTCCTGCTGGACCAGGTTTTCCCCCTGCAAATCCCCAAGGTGAACCCGCCCAGCCTGGAGAAGAAGCCGTCCCGCGCCGACGGCCTCCCCACGGCGGACGAACTGTTCGCGGAGGCTTTCCTGCTGGACAGCCAGTCGGATCCCGACGGGGCCCGCACCGCCTACGGCAAGGCGCTCGCGACGGACCCGGCCCATGCCGACACGCTCTGGGCGCTGGCCGTCCTCGACAACGAGCAGGGGCTCCACGCAGACGCGGCGGCCCATGCGGAAAAGGCCCTCGAGCGCGACCCGGAGCACGGCCCCGCCGCCTACCAGCTCGGCGTGGCCTGCCTGCGCCGGGGGGATTTCGCGGCGGCGGCCACCTGGGGGTGGAAGGCGTCGCGCTGCGCGGGCCTGGAGGCCGCCGGCCTCAACCTAGCGGGCCGCGCCGCCATGAACCTCGGACGGCCCGACGAGGCGCGCTCCCTGTTTGAGCGCGCCGCCGCGTGGGCGCCCCAGGACCGCGCCAACCGCGACAGCCTGCTGGCCGCGCGGTACGCTCTGGGCGGCGGGGAGGCCCTGGCAAAGGACCTCGCGGCCGTCCGCAAGGACGCCCCGCTCGACCCGCTGCCCGCGCTGCTGGAGCCGATGGCGCGCGGCGAGGTTCCCGCGCTGGTGCCCGCCCTCCGGGGGCTTGGCGGCGACCCCGTGTTCAACGTTCTCGACGCTGCCGCGTTCTTCGCGGACCACGGCCAGCCCGCGGCGGCGCTGCTGCTGCTGCGCGCCGCCCTCCCCGACAAGACGCTGTTTCCGCAGGACGACCCCTTCGTCCTCTACGCCGCCGCGTATTACCGCGACCGGCTCGGCGACGACGCGCCGCCCCCCCTGAAGGCCGTCCCCGTGGACGACCTGCTCGC
This genomic interval from Candidatus Hydrogenedentota bacterium contains the following:
- a CDS encoding DUF5107 domain-containing protein, giving the protein MRMGAWIGLFLIAGASLAAEPVKQWEDTLTLPTYGWEDDPNPVFQAYETSIYYPWTRQDHLPPHKEDRAYRALHLENEYLHVVCLPGLGGRIHSVFDKTTGEEMFHKNDVIKPALIAMRGAWIAGGIEWNVGPQGHTVFMMEPVGGVLEANPDGSATLIVAAVEKTFRTRWEVRLTLHPGRALLDEEIRLTNPTDGVQPYYFWNNTAFPSRPGTRFIYPMTLGTDHNGTTFFTWPENGGRDITWLKNYDTMTSVFGYKVDFDFFGAYDAERDRGIVSHANHHQVPGKKAWTWGTDDFGVYSQTGLTDAGRDEAPYIEVQSGPLRTQADHGMMRPRQTIAWRECWYPVHGLGDGFDFANGDLAVSVKRDGAGLAVRMIATAEHAAAECALFGADSAPLGARIVTLFPKTPNVLAFDLGKDVPADAPLRLRVSVPGAVLLDQVFPLQIPKVNPPSLEKKPSRADGLPTADELFAEAFLLDSQSDPDGARTAYGKALATDPAHADTLWALAVLDNEQGLHADAAAHAEKALERDPEHGPAAYQLGVACLRRGDFAAAATWGWKASRCAGLEAAGLNLAGRAAMNLGRPDEARSLFERAAAWAPQDRANRDSLLAARYALGGGEALAKDLAAVRKDAPLDPLPALLEPMARGEVPALVPALRGLGGDPVFNVLDAAAFFADHGQPAAALLLLRAALPDKTLFPQDDPFVLYAAAYYRDRLGDDAPPPLKAVPVDDLLARAAAAPLSKNFPHGAQAFAVLEWAAARQPAAANAPYLLGLACAGAHRLDEAVARWEAAVALDPALAPAWRLLGLHRWKKDADLAGAEECLKKAFAAAPGDQVILNDLAAVLTALGRRPEALALVEALPAGVDIRYDLALWRAEALLGEKQYDRCLDLLRTGDFTNWEGATKPRDLYTAALTARGKLRAEEGRTGDALADFREALTYPENLGVGRKYKPTEAEARYWAGKMLHLLGRTEEARAEWTEGASQVDRQSPPLPFITVTDAQDAHVKKCAAALELLPK
- the bshB1 gene encoding bacillithiol biosynthesis deacetylase BshB1 — its product is MSGETTPVDVLAVGAHPDDVEIGCGGLLAKLVRDGYSVALADLTAGETGTRGTVEERRVEAANAARVLGVRARVCAGLPDGGVANTPEQQRAVIQIVRRFRPKVLVTLMDRDRHPDHSAAHVLVREANFLAGLARIETGQPAHRTPVLYYFHPYTDFTGTPDFLVDVTDTFDTKLAALAEHKSQFHNPDHPGEQTYISSPEFWEGITVRARYWGGRMGVRYAEPFFCEGPLLLDTLPGLKGTAP
- a CDS encoding methyltransferase domain-containing protein gives rise to the protein MTDSRDISPKWYQRSFGALYPLVYAHRSPEAAAGEARFAAEAVGLGAGDRVLDLCCGAGRHAAHLLGRTRRVTGLDWSPELLAAARAGLGGAAALVRGDMRALPFGGVFDGVFNFFTSFGYFADDAENARAAGEMARVLRPGGRLFLDHIGAAWAAARLVPRSEREQDGLRIVEERWLDGGEPPARVNKVTTVWRDGACLGRFPESVRLYTLETLGAVLSGAGLAVERVFGDYGDVSPGPDAPRLIFVCRKGG
- the bshA gene encoding N-acetyl-alpha-D-glucosaminyl L-malate synthase BshA, producing the protein MKLGITCQAGTGGSGILATELGLALAARGHEVHFVTLEQPFRLAGFRENVYTHYVEDVTYPVFRVPPYTLSLASKISEVAEEHGIEIWHAHYAIPNAAAALFARDMLPPERRFCLVTTVHGTDITLVGGHPSFYRATRFAMENSCVVTAVSDWLSRETEREFALTVPVRTIHNFTDPERFKPKPAVNRDRLAAPGERIVMHVSNFRPVKRVTDVVRAFARMLEEVDARLLLVGDGPERLSAVGVAKQLGVLDKITSLGNVENIEDLLPAADLVFQPSEHESFGLVPLEAMACGVPVLATASGGVTEVVEHGVTGYLCGVGDIDAMVRHGVAILSDPALRAALGARARERVLTRFPVDRIVGQYEALYAEVLERRRALGGAPH
- the bshC gene encoding bacillithiol biosynthesis cysteine-adding enzyme BshC, producing MTADFAAAYASGDPAACALLGGPHGRLFTAPGPVPAPPPEVVSEINEHQARLGTAARIPAGARLLVTGQQPGLFAGPMYTVYKAATTVLLARELAATTGAPCAPVFWTASEDHDFDEVRTAHFLDARRAPFSLSLPAEDPPSDRPLFAVPATEALHALIDEAAARCAGSELTPEVAAFLHDTASASDSLADWFQRIMARLFGGTPLVHFAPHWPAARAAVRGVIRREIETPLVSTRLVNGAASALERLGYAAGVRRPETACNFFLLSGGRRLRVHWQDGRFVLPDAPGGDYEPAALLDLLEAEPGRFSPNVVLRPVVQQALFGAAACVCGPGETVYWAQLGGVFDHFDTPFPVVWPRARAVILGAKERKHLRAFGLPAEALATGADAVVDRALRDAPPPEALAEARRRRDAMLAEAEALRARLGEGPAADAAAKLAEAVGQGFGRVERALLHGDREKVAALSARARRLCDVAMPGGRPQERALSPFTWLFSEGFGFTDAVLRGLDPHAPGVQEMEIG